The segment GGTCATCCAATCTCGTCAAAAAAGGAAGTTATTTTTCTTGGCTGGGCTTCAACCATTACAATTTCCTGCTCCACTAAAATGGCAGCCGGTTGTGGTTCAGGGACCGGCTCAGGAACCACAATTTTCTTTGGCTCTTCTTTCTTAGGTTCTTCAGGTTTTGAGAATAGTGGAGCGTTGTCGGCATTCGGGAACACCGCCTTTTTCACTTCCATGCGGGCCTGTGAGAAATGCTTATCGGCATCGAAACCCTTTTGGTTATTTTGGATTCGTTCAACACGCTCAATACTATCCTGCGAAATCCGCTTAAGTTCTTGTAATAAATCATCGCGGGTAGACTCAAGTTTTTTATAATTCTCAACCATGCCGCGAAGACGCTCCTCCATCTCGGCCAGCACTTGCCTGGCACGTTGTTCAGCCTCATCAATGGTATTACCGGCCATCATTTTGGCTTCATTTAACATGGCTTCTGCTTTTAACTGCGATTCACGCAAATGCAAATCGGCTGCCTGCCTCGCCTGTTCAATAACATGGGCACCGGTGTCTTCTGCTGTTTTTAGGGTTTTATACAACGAGCTTTCTACCTCGCGTAATTTGTTCACTTCCCTTTCTGCTGCTTCAAG is part of the Cyclobacteriaceae bacterium genome and harbors:
- a CDS encoding DivIVA domain-containing protein; translated protein: MKITPLEIRQKTFEKHFRGYDKDEVNAFLLTLSSEWERLVDEGKELRIKLEAAEREVNKLREVESSLYKTLKTAEDTGAHVIEQARQAADLHLRESQLKAEAMLNEAKMMAGNTIDEAEQRARQVLAEMEERLRGMVENYKKLESTRDDLLQELKRISQDSIERVERIQNNQKGFDADKHFSQARMEVKKAVFPNADNAPLFSKPEEPKKEEPKKIVVPEPVPEPQPAAILVEQEIVMVEAQPRKITSFFDEIG